The genomic region CGCCGGAGCGCATCGCGTGGCGCTTCTCCTCAACCGCCAGGATATGCTGCTCGATCCGGAAACGCCGGGAAACGAGTGGGCGGGGCCGCGCAATAGCCGCGAAGGCGTTTACGCGGCGCTGCGCCAGGCCGGATACTGGGTGGACGTTCTGCCCTACACGAAGCTCCGCGCCGCCTTTCTCAAGCAATACGATGCGCTCGTGCTTGTCGGAAGCAACCATCTGACCGGCGGGGAGTGCGCGCAGATCGGCGCCTATGTGAAGCGGGGCGGCGTTCTGGCGGCGGATATGCTCGCGGGATACTACGACGAACATCATCGAATCGTTCAGGGGCTTGCCTCCGTGACCGGCGCGCGCGTCACGGCGCTCCAAACCGGAGCAGACGCAAACGTTTCTTTTTCCGCCGGGACGACCACTCTTCAGGGGCAGGATCTCGCAGGCGTGACCTTGGACGGCGCCCGCGTGCTTGCCAGAACCGACGGCGGCGCTCCCATCGTGACGGAATCGGCGTACGGCGCGGGCAAAACCCTCTATATCGCCACGCGGCTCGGCGCGCTTCACGGCGCCACGGACGCGGCCTTCGCGGATTGGCTGGCCGGCGCGCTTGGGCGATTGCGGGTAAAGCCTGCCTACGCCGTGATCGGCGGGGCGGGGGACACGGCGTCCCTGCGTGTGGAGCAGCCGTTTGTGGAGCGCGGCAACGCCGCCGTCGTCATTGCGAATTTGACCGAGAAAGGGCATGGCGCCGCGACGATCCGTATGCAGCTTCCCCGTGGGAATTGGACGCAGGCGCTCTGGTCGCCCGCCGAAAGCGAAGCATTGCAGCCCGTGAGCGTGCGGCTCCAGCCGGGCGGCGCGTATCAGTTCACTCTGCCGGCGTTCGCGACATCGGGAATGCTGCTCCTGCTGAACGATCACGCGCCGCTCATTTCCATTCCGGAGATCGCGACGGCCAAGCGCGGCGTGGACGGCCATCTTCCGGTGCTGACGCCAGGCGTGGCGAAGAAGATCACGGTGGAAGTGGACAACCCGTCATCGCAGCCGGCCCCGGCGGGGCAGTTGACGGCGCGCGCGCTGCGCGGCTGGACAGTCAAGCCCAGCGTGGTTCGCACGCCCAGACTCGCCGCGTATGGCGTTTACCGAACGACGGTGAGCGTAACTCCTCCGGCAGCCGGCGTCCTGCCATATGCCGAGCGTATGTATCCGCTGAATTTCCACTGGTCCGATGGCGTGGCCGACCGCGCCGTCACGACGACGCCCGTGGGCGTGGATATCGATAACAATAAATGCCCGTGGCTGCTCTCGGAAAACGCCATCTATCCCGCCGATTTCCCGCGAAAAATGACGACGCACGCCACTTACCGTTATCTCTTCGACACGCAAAAGATGGCGGGTCGATTCGCCGATCCCGGCGCCGGAAGCGCGGCGCCGAACACGGCGCTGCAGGGCGGATACGCGCGATGGCTGACCAATGAAGAGTCCGCAACCTTTGCGGCGCCGGACTTCCAAACCGTCCCGCTTGAGTTCGATCTGAAGGATATTTACCCGCTGCATGAAGTGCGGCTGCTCAGCAGCAGCTTCGGCGGCTATCCGACAAGGATGGAGGTTTCCGTCAGCCGCGACGGAGCCCACTTTCAATCCGTCGGCGCCGCCGCGCCGCTGGGGGCTCCAGGGTCGGGGAAGTGGCTGGACCTCACCGGCTTGGACGGTATTTCCGCCCGCTATGTTCGCCTGAATGTCTCGTTGCAGGGCGGGGGCGGTCAATTCAACGAGGTCGAAATTTGGGGATACCCCCGAGCCCATTAACGTCGCCGCGCCGCGTTCAATCGTCACAGCACTATGAAAAAATTCGAAATCACTCCCGCTGGCTTTCGCTACGATGGACAGCCGATCCAGATCATCTCCGGCGCGATGCATTACTTTCGCATTGTCCCGGAATACTGGGAAGACCGGCTTCTCAAGCTGAAAGCCTGCGGCATGAATGCGGTCGAAACGTACGTCGCCTGGAACGCTCACGAGCCCCGCCCAGGGGAATTTCGGTTCGACGGGATTTTGGACCTCGTTCGTTTCATCCAGATCGCCGCCCGTCTGGATCTGCTTGTTATCGTGCGCCCAAGCCCCTATATCTGCGCCGAATGGGACTTTGGCGGCCTTCCCGCATGGCTGCTGGCCGATCCCGGCATGAAGGTCCGTTGCATGCATGCGCCATATCTCGCCGCCGTCGATCGCTACTACGATCGCCTGCTGCCGATGCTCGCGCCGCTGCAATGCACGCAGGGCGGCCCGATCATCGCCATGCAGGTTGAGAACGAGTACGGCAGCTATGGCGCCGACCACGAGTATCTTCGCTTTCTGGAGCGCGCGATGCAGTCGCGCGGGATCGATGTCCCCTTGTTTACATCGGATGGTCCCTCGGACGGCATGCTGCAAGGCGGAGCGCTTCCGGGCGTCTTCAAGACGGTCAACTTTGGCTCGGGGAGCGTCGAGGCGTTTCGCAAGCTGCGCGAGTATCAGCCGGCGGGACCGCGGATGTGCATGGAGTTCTGGAATGGCTGGTTCGACCACTGGGGCGAGCCGCATCACACGCGGGACGCCGCCGACGCCGCCCAGAATCTGGAGGAAATTCTCGCCGCCGGCGCTTCTGTGAACGCCTATATGTTCCATGGCGGCTCCAACTTCGGGTTCAGCAGCGGAGCGAACTTCGACGGCGCCTATCAGCCGACCGTCACCAGCTACGACTACGATGCGCCGCTCGACGAAGCGGGGGATCCGACGCCGAAATATTACGCCTTCCGAGACACGATCGCCAGATACCGCGACTTACCCGAGACGGCGATTCCCGCTAAGTCCGTCAAAAAGCGCTTTGGCGTCTTGAAGGTCAAAGAGCAAGCGTTGTTGTTCGAACAGCTACCCAATCTCGCGAAGCCGATCCAGCGGACGACGCCTGAAACCATGGAGGCGCTGGGCCAGAACGCGGGATTTATTCTCTACCGAACGCGCGTCACCGGCCCGCGCACGGCGGAGCCGCTGACGATCCAGAACGTTCACGACCGCGCGATTGTCTTTCTGGACGGCGCGATTCAAGGGACCATCGATCGCAACGACAAAACGCAGGACGCAATCAAGCTGGATATCCCGATCGGCGGCGCGACGCTCGAAATCCTGGTCGAAAATATGGGTCGCATCAATTACGGACCTCACTTGATGGATCGAAAGGGGATCACCGAAGGCGTCCGCCTCTACGGACAGTTCCTACACCATTGGGAGATCTTCTGTCTGCCGATGGATAATCTGGAGAGCCTGCAATTTGGACCCGTTTCCGCCACGGACCAGCCGGCGTTCCACCGCGCGACATTCGAGATCGATACGCCGGCGGATACCTTTGTGGCGCTGGACGGCTGGACCAAGGGCGTCTGTTTTGTGAACGGATTCAACCTGGGCCGGTATTGGGACATGGATCCGCGCCGCAATCTTTATCTGCCCGGGCCGCTTCTGCGGTCCGGCGTCAACGAGATCGTGCTCTTTGAACTGCACGGCTGCGCCGGCGCTGCCGAAATCGCGCTGGTCGATACAGCCGAATTCCCGCGAATCGTGTTCGTGGCGCCACATGCTCCCGAGAGATCGGCTGCTCTCGAATTCATTGCGTAAACGTTTGTTATCGCCTTCTTCTCATTTCCTCCGAAGAAGGCGCATCTTCTTGAATTTTGCCGCCAAACTTCGAAAAAATTCCTTATTGACAAAGATAAAGGCCAGTGTTATACTGGTCTCGGTTACGTAAACGTTTGCGTTTTTAGTTCACGAATCTCGTTCCTGCATTGGCCAGTGCAGGGACACAACGAATTCCGTGGGAGATAATTTTCGAAAATGAGGACGCAAAATATGAAAACGAAGAAGATTGCATTGGTCTGTTCGGCGCTTGCGTGTTTGAGCGTGGGAGCGCCCAAAGCGCACGCGGACGGCATGATCATTCCCGCCTACCTGCCGCTCACGGACACGACGGATTGGAACATTATCGCCAACGACGCCACGGTTCTAAAGAACGGCACGAATGCGCTCTACAAGGACTACTGGGTCACGGTCAACGGCGCGAACGGTCCTTACACCACCTCGGCCGACTGGACCACGGCGGCGACTCGGTTCAATCCGATCCGCGCGAACGGCGGCAAAATCTTCGGCTACGTCCACACTTTGACCACGCCCACGAGCACGACGTTCCGATCGCTCTCGTCCGTGGAAGCGGATATCACCTCCTGGGTCGCGGGATACGCCAACATCGACGGAATCTGGATCGATGAGTATTATCCGCGCTATGAGATCGATTATGCGACCGGCGGAACCAGTCCGGCTTTCCCGAACGGCACGGCGCTCGCGCCCTACGATACGACCTACTTGAACGCGAACGGCACGTATAAGACGAACTATCCGCAGATCGACCCTCCCGGCGGCTACTACACCCAGCTCACCGGCTGGATCCGGTCCACCTACCCGAAGCTGCGCATTATCGGCAACGCGGGCGGCAAGTTCTATTCGAACCAAAAGAACTACACCGATCTCGTCGATGTGACTTGCAGC from Capsulimonas corticalis harbors:
- a CDS encoding spherulation-specific family 4 protein, coding for MKTKKIALVCSALACLSVGAPKAHADGMIIPAYLPLTDTTDWNIIANDATVLKNGTNALYKDYWVTVNGANGPYTTSADWTTAATRFNPIRANGGKIFGYVHTLTTPTSTTFRSLSSVEADITSWVAGYANIDGIWIDEYYPRYEIDYATGGTSPAFPNGTALAPYDTTYLNANGTYKTNYPQIDPPGGYYTQLTGWIRSTYPKLRIIGNAGGKFYSNQKNYTDLVDVTCSYEDSYANASASSWAALARQNTTTPKKQLVLIHSNTTDLAGAINAAISNGYNYFYTTSGVLSNNAWGSIPSYFDTEVSSIANHS
- a CDS encoding glycoside hydrolase family 35 protein is translated as MKKFEITPAGFRYDGQPIQIISGAMHYFRIVPEYWEDRLLKLKACGMNAVETYVAWNAHEPRPGEFRFDGILDLVRFIQIAARLDLLVIVRPSPYICAEWDFGGLPAWLLADPGMKVRCMHAPYLAAVDRYYDRLLPMLAPLQCTQGGPIIAMQVENEYGSYGADHEYLRFLERAMQSRGIDVPLFTSDGPSDGMLQGGALPGVFKTVNFGSGSVEAFRKLREYQPAGPRMCMEFWNGWFDHWGEPHHTRDAADAAQNLEEILAAGASVNAYMFHGGSNFGFSSGANFDGAYQPTVTSYDYDAPLDEAGDPTPKYYAFRDTIARYRDLPETAIPAKSVKKRFGVLKVKEQALLFEQLPNLAKPIQRTTPETMEALGQNAGFILYRTRVTGPRTAEPLTIQNVHDRAIVFLDGAIQGTIDRNDKTQDAIKLDIPIGGATLEILVENMGRINYGPHLMDRKGITEGVRLYGQFLHHWEIFCLPMDNLESLQFGPVSATDQPAFHRATFEIDTPADTFVALDGWTKGVCFVNGFNLGRYWDMDPRRNLYLPGPLLRSGVNEIVLFELHGCAGAAEIALVDTAEFPRIVFVAPHAPERSAALEFIA
- a CDS encoding beta-galactosidase, which encodes MLFPRRNFRGAAVFLLSVSTLAPRGANAQSIDPLYDTSSYSLNIHQGVLNRANYFPLGVLFPRDRDELASYGFDFTEQAVSPMVDPKGGMLAQDWFVIRHDRPTPPPPDPNHLGIFAASWAWHLMPIDRDIPGFDKITKSRSYFDPNVRRFMLAGDAALAKVYSASPTPTMMWSFDNEWEGQLDETAFAMAGFTDWLKMTYHTVPALNQVWGTSYSNWADVTAPRHDSPISRPAAWLDWHAYQDGYFTRFMADRYKVVCANDPQQRGVAQKTTQQSFDLPKPGKDRTLDPAMLCALTRPYGGWFGVDIYDANDSYLYQVNFASQCIRPLDPSGAGKLFLTETNNHGGPGYEFANSLWRTLGNGVKAYDLFCFGSAGATDDSDVYGLTSPNTLLRGKAPYAARFAYDVRRTEEFWTRSKPAAGAHRVALLLNRQDMLLDPETPGNEWAGPRNSREGVYAALRQAGYWVDVLPYTKLRAAFLKQYDALVLVGSNHLTGGECAQIGAYVKRGGVLAADMLAGYYDEHHRIVQGLASVTGARVTALQTGADANVSFSAGTTTLQGQDLAGVTLDGARVLARTDGGAPIVTESAYGAGKTLYIATRLGALHGATDAAFADWLAGALGRLRVKPAYAVIGGAGDTASLRVEQPFVERGNAAVVIANLTEKGHGAATIRMQLPRGNWTQALWSPAESEALQPVSVRLQPGGAYQFTLPAFATSGMLLLLNDHAPLISIPEIATAKRGVDGHLPVLTPGVAKKITVEVDNPSSQPAPAGQLTARALRGWTVKPSVVRTPRLAAYGVYRTTVSVTPPAAGVLPYAERMYPLNFHWSDGVADRAVTTTPVGVDIDNNKCPWLLSENAIYPADFPRKMTTHATYRYLFDTQKMAGRFADPGAGSAAPNTALQGGYARWLTNEESATFAAPDFQTVPLEFDLKDIYPLHEVRLLSSSFGGYPTRMEVSVSRDGAHFQSVGAAAPLGAPGSGKWLDLTGLDGISARYVRLNVSLQGGGGQFNEVEIWGYPRAH